One Erysipelothrix amsterdamensis DNA window includes the following coding sequences:
- a CDS encoding PTS sugar transporter subunit IIA, with protein sequence MFGLFKKNKESYRSFGTGTVLALKDVPDQVFSTKMMGDGYALELTDGKVYAPISGDVTLVFPTGHAFGITDASGVEMLIHLGIDTVELNGKGFNGVVKQGDKVTQGDLLTTVDLDYIRENGKSLVSPFILTSGQSITLLKEGESVTPESEDIFSINA encoded by the coding sequence ATGTTTGGTTTGTTTAAAAAAAATAAAGAATCATACCGTTCATTTGGTACCGGTACCGTCTTAGCGCTTAAGGATGTTCCAGATCAAGTGTTCTCAACCAAAATGATGGGGGATGGCTATGCCCTTGAACTTACTGATGGTAAGGTCTATGCACCCATCAGTGGTGATGTAACTTTGGTCTTTCCTACAGGTCATGCCTTTGGCATTACGGATGCAAGTGGTGTGGAGATGTTAATTCATTTAGGAATTGATACGGTGGAACTTAATGGTAAAGGATTTAATGGTGTTGTGAAGCAAGGGGATAAGGTTACCCAAGGTGATCTGTTAACCACTGTGGATCTTGATTATATTCGTGAAAACGGAAAATCTTTAGTAAGTCCTTTTATTCTAACTTCAGGTCAATCCATTACGCTTCTTAAAGAAGGGGAATCGGTAACACCCGAGTCTGAAGACATTTTCTCAATTAATGCTTAA
- a CDS encoding acyltransferase domain-containing protein, which produces MLKKLLKTAQFNDDAISILISQYDNYQYVLETCAKPYTGEKNALPILKLNPQERLMRTLYMLPELKEQYIQRGIDDAIFNASIQDLNYRIERYHKSNDHYGLSDSDVIWLRFMFRFEMFELGSLRYQIFPFSYAEIERSGHDTMHLPQQQKHRFPENTMMLNIHIKRDADLSPQAIDASLKQAHDFFTKTFPEHHFKAFITRTWLIHRGIMALIGDPNSHIVQFGNRFEVIASSHNRYQALERIYGTTDMYEISRMDKTTQLQRDAYKHPEMLGVACGIIEFENFE; this is translated from the coding sequence ATGCTTAAGAAACTATTAAAAACAGCACAGTTTAATGACGATGCAATTTCAATCCTAATCTCACAATACGATAACTATCAATATGTCTTGGAAACGTGTGCGAAGCCGTATACGGGTGAAAAGAACGCACTCCCTATATTGAAGCTCAATCCCCAAGAACGCCTCATGCGAACGCTTTATATGCTTCCTGAGCTCAAAGAACAATATATTCAGCGTGGTATTGACGATGCAATCTTTAACGCCAGCATTCAAGACCTAAACTATCGTATTGAACGTTATCATAAATCCAATGATCATTATGGACTCAGCGATAGTGATGTCATCTGGTTACGCTTTATGTTCCGTTTTGAAATGTTTGAACTTGGAAGTTTGCGTTATCAAATTTTTCCATTCAGTTATGCGGAGATTGAACGGAGTGGTCATGACACCATGCACTTACCCCAACAACAAAAACACCGTTTTCCTGAAAACACCATGATGCTTAACATTCATATCAAACGTGATGCCGATTTATCACCACAAGCCATCGATGCATCCCTCAAACAAGCGCATGACTTCTTTACAAAGACCTTCCCTGAACATCATTTTAAAGCGTTTATTACCCGAACATGGTTAATTCATCGCGGGATTATGGCTTTAATTGGTGATCCAAACAGCCATATCGTTCAGTTTGGAAATCGCTTCGAAGTCATTGCTTCTTCACATAACCGATATCAAGCACTGGAACGCATCTATGGGACAACCGATATGTATGAAATCAGTCGCATGGACAAAACAACCCAATTACAACGTGATGCATACAAACATCCGGAAATGCTTGGGGTTGCATGTGGGATTATCGAATTTGAAAACTTCGAATAA
- a CDS encoding tyrosine-type recombinase/integrase, with translation MGVYKNNITKKWEWVYRDKNGRQIRRKSIHWTTKAKAREHFESFLQEIKKNDDNYVETITLNHVVEEYLNNISLSKKKSTILRSQQTISKHILPYFGNINIEHITVRDIQRWQNNLLKKRVRGKKDGPFFRNKYLENIQTQFKSVLNFARIYGYIETNPFEKIPIALRREYEEKKKMTILTKSQFDTFMRVVDNPIDYGIYSVLYWCGLRSGELLALKIKDYDKIKKTLHIRTNYDTKNRIITHTKNDHERIIKIPDVCVAALNRVLKEYPNTSEEYFLFGYHHVIPKSTLDNRKIAYWNKVNPEAAQEIEALGISRNSYEGHLNVPWFTFHELRHTHVSTLIDIGWEAKDIADRLGHSVHEVNETYGHLFPQRKDEMFQKLNDL, from the coding sequence ATGGGAGTTTATAAGAACAATATTACAAAAAAATGGGAATGGGTTTATCGAGATAAAAATGGTAGACAAATTAGACGAAAAAGTATACATTGGACAACAAAAGCTAAAGCTCGTGAACACTTTGAATCATTTCTTCAAGAAATTAAAAAAAATGATGATAATTATGTTGAAACGATAACATTAAATCATGTAGTAGAAGAGTATCTAAACAATATTTCTTTGTCGAAAAAGAAATCAACAATCTTAAGATCACAACAAACCATCAGTAAACACATATTGCCTTACTTTGGCAACATAAACATTGAACATATTACAGTTCGTGACATCCAACGGTGGCAAAATAATCTGCTAAAAAAGAGAGTTCGTGGTAAAAAAGATGGTCCTTTTTTCAGAAATAAGTACCTTGAAAACATTCAAACACAATTTAAATCTGTATTAAATTTCGCACGAATATACGGATACATTGAAACCAATCCGTTTGAAAAAATACCGATAGCGTTACGAAGAGAGTATGAAGAAAAGAAAAAAATGACAATTCTAACTAAATCTCAATTTGATACATTCATGAGAGTTGTTGACAATCCAATCGATTATGGAATATATAGTGTTTTATATTGGTGTGGACTTCGTTCAGGAGAATTACTAGCTTTAAAAATCAAAGACTATGACAAAATAAAAAAAACACTACATATTCGGACTAATTATGATACCAAGAATAGAATTATTACACATACAAAAAATGATCATGAAAGGATTATTAAAATACCAGATGTATGTGTAGCAGCACTTAATAGAGTACTGAAAGAATATCCTAATACTAGTGAAGAATATTTCTTATTTGGTTATCATCATGTAATACCAAAATCTACACTAGATAACCGCAAGATAGCGTATTGGAATAAAGTTAATCCTGAAGCCGCTCAGGAAATTGAAGCATTAGGTATTTCAAGAAATAGTTATGAAGGTCATTTAAATGTCCCATGGTTCACATTTCACGAATTAAGACATACTCACGTTTCAACACTTATTGACATTGGGTGGGAAGCCAAGGATATTGCTGATCGACTTGGCCATAGCGTGCATGAGGTAAACGAAACATATGGGCATTTATTCCCTCAAAGGAAAGACGAAATGTTTCAAAAATTAAACGACCTATAA
- a CDS encoding helix-turn-helix domain-containing protein, translated as MRVLTKEFEHKYNANLGNLLREARKAKGLTLEQVAEITDRKKSSISDNERGKNSTPILVLFAYCDIYGIDADEVMKKAFDLTK; from the coding sequence ATGAGAGTATTGACAAAAGAATTTGAGCATAAATACAATGCTAATCTTGGAAACCTTCTGAGGGAAGCAAGGAAAGCAAAAGGTCTAACACTTGAACAAGTTGCTGAAATAACAGATAGAAAAAAATCATCAATATCTGATAACGAACGTGGAAAGAATTCAACGCCTATATTAGTACTTTTTGCTTACTGTGACATCTATGGAATAGATGCCGATGAAGTAATGAAAAAGGCATTTGATTTAACAAAATAA
- a CDS encoding phage antirepressor KilAC domain-containing protein: MNELQIIKETQILNNSFKIYGNFNSPLFLAKDIATWLSHNKPSELVSLVSNDEKLRATISHSGQRREMWFLTEDGLYEVLMQSRKPVAKEFKKQVKRILKEIRLYGKYEIPKSFSDALALATQQQKELEIKNQLIGELKPKADYTDKILKSKSLVTITQIAKDYGMSGQAMNKLLHEYGVQYKQSDQWLLYKQHQGKGYTHSETIIIEDAFNLEKTVMNTKWTQKGRLFLYELLKEKDILPVIERN, translated from the coding sequence ATGAATGAACTTCAAATAATTAAAGAAACTCAAATTTTAAATAATTCATTTAAGATTTATGGCAATTTTAATAGTCCGTTATTTTTGGCCAAAGATATAGCTACGTGGCTGAGTCACAATAAGCCTTCTGAATTAGTCTCTTTAGTATCTAATGACGAGAAGCTAAGAGCGACAATATCGCACTCAGGTCAAAGAAGAGAAATGTGGTTTTTAACAGAAGATGGTCTGTATGAAGTATTGATGCAATCTCGAAAGCCTGTTGCTAAAGAATTTAAAAAACAGGTAAAGAGAATCCTTAAAGAAATTCGTCTATACGGAAAATATGAGATACCTAAATCATTTTCTGATGCATTAGCGCTAGCCACTCAACAACAAAAAGAACTGGAGATTAAAAATCAACTAATCGGTGAATTGAAGCCCAAGGCCGATTATACAGATAAAATCTTGAAATCTAAATCCTTGGTAACAATTACCCAGATTGCTAAAGATTATGGCATGAGTGGTCAGGCAATGAATAAATTACTCCATGAATATGGAGTTCAATACAAACAATCGGATCAATGGCTATTGTATAAGCAGCATCAAGGTAAGGGATACACCCATTCGGAAACAATTATTATTGAAGATGCTTTTAATTTAGAAAAGACAGTGATGAATACAAAATGGACGCAAAAGGGTCGACTTTTCTTGTATGAGTTGTTAAAAGAAAAAGATATTTTACCCGTTATTGAGAGAAATTAA
- a CDS encoding tyrosine-type recombinase/integrase yields the protein MPKKAKNLNQNSKRAFLQTQLEAIQKELEEIPTLYRSDLEEYYLEYPKSLHEHEFSESTKKVYLRGARRLINRYTSDDSYLTKDDLICFKQDLLDEYEKVSTINSYITSVNRFLFYCDLGILKITKVIGQGDNTLAHRIYDHEFKRMWMKAKSLGDMNLYFAIRIMGETGVRVNELSSFTIAAVQNKYVSVDNKGKIRKVPLPGPLGREIRAFVKTLDKDVKEVVNLDYRQIYDGLKMIAGLCKINKKKVNPHAFRHYFGFNFVNKKGELKLAQLSDILGHSSVETTRVYTRGTLEDYLKSMEEIR from the coding sequence ATGCCCAAAAAGGCAAAAAACTTAAATCAGAATTCAAAAAGAGCCTTTTTACAAACTCAACTTGAAGCGATTCAAAAAGAACTTGAAGAGATACCTACATTGTATCGATCAGACCTTGAAGAATACTACTTGGAATATCCCAAGAGCTTGCATGAACATGAGTTTTCGGAAAGCACAAAGAAAGTTTATTTAAGGGGAGCAAGGCGACTCATTAATCGATATACTTCAGATGATTCATATTTAACGAAAGATGATCTCATCTGTTTTAAGCAAGATTTGTTGGATGAATATGAGAAAGTGTCAACAATAAATTCCTACATAACATCCGTTAATCGTTTCTTATTTTATTGCGATTTAGGTATCTTGAAAATTACCAAAGTGATAGGTCAAGGTGATAATACATTGGCGCATCGTATCTACGATCATGAGTTCAAAAGAATGTGGATGAAGGCAAAATCATTAGGAGATATGAACTTATATTTTGCTATTCGAATTATGGGAGAAACCGGAGTTCGAGTTAATGAACTATCGAGCTTTACGATTGCTGCAGTTCAAAACAAATATGTATCGGTTGATAACAAGGGTAAAATCCGAAAAGTTCCATTACCAGGGCCGTTAGGACGTGAAATAAGAGCGTTTGTTAAGACACTTGATAAAGATGTCAAAGAGGTTGTTAATCTCGATTACAGGCAAATTTATGATGGTTTAAAAATGATTGCAGGGTTATGCAAAATCAATAAGAAAAAAGTAAATCCTCATGCCTTCAGACATTATTTCGGATTCAACTTTGTGAATAAAAAAGGCGAGCTTAAACTCGCTCAATTAAGTGATATCTTAGGACACTCTAGTGTAGAAACGACACGAGTATATACAAGAGGTACATTAGAGGACTATTTAAAATCGATGGAGGAAATTAGATGA
- a CDS encoding Thoeris anti-defense Tad2 family protein: MNIVEASKKAVEENRFIARPLKDGRVLLKIKPTNTPACCIVIDTIENRSCIRWNPDLDDLTADDWVIVD, encoded by the coding sequence ATGAATATTGTAGAAGCTTCAAAAAAAGCGGTTGAAGAGAACCGCTTTATAGCCAGACCGTTAAAAGATGGAAGAGTATTATTAAAAATTAAACCGACAAACACTCCCGCTTGTTGCATTGTAATTGATACAATAGAAAACCGCAGTTGTATTCGGTGGAATCCTGATTTAGATGATCTAACTGCTGATGACTGGGTCATAGTTGATTAG